The nucleotide sequence ACCCCACTCGCGGGCGTCACCATCAACCTGTACCAGAACGACGCGAGCGGCGCCCTCGTCGCCTCCACCACCACCGCGGCCGACGGCTCCTACTCGTTCGACAACCTCGCACCCGGCACGTACTTCGTCCAGGAACTCGTACCCGCCGGGTACCAGCAGACCGCGGGCAGCGCCGGGTACACCGTCACCGTCGGGGGCAACGGGCTACAGAGCGGCGGAACCTCCGCTGGCAACAACTTCGCCAACTTCAAACAGGTCACGATCACCGGGACCAAGTTCACCGACGTCACCGGCAACAGCTTCAGCAGCGACGACACCCCGCTCGCCGGGATCACCGTCAACCTGTTCCAGAACGGCGGCACCACCCCCGTCGCCAGCACCGTGACCGGGGCCGACGGCACGTACAAGTTCGAGAACCTCGGGCCGGGCACCTACTTCGTCCAAGAAGTCGTCCCCGCGGGCGCCACGCAGACCGGGGGAAGCGCCGGGTACACGATCGCTGCCACGAGCGGAACCGACTCCTCGGGCAACAACTTCGCGAACTTCTACCACGGCCAGATCACCGGTAAGAAGGTCACTGACCTCACCGGCAACGGTTTGAGCGCGGACGACACCGGGCTCGGCGGCGTCACCGTCAACCTGTACCAGGGCACCTCGACTGCCGGCGCGCTCGTCGCCACCACCACCACCACCGCGGACGGCACCTATTCCTTCGGGGACCTGGACCTCGGCAAGTACTTCGTCCAGGAAGTCGTACCCACCGGGTACGTCCAAACGGGCGGCAGCGCCGGCTACACCATCACCGTCGGACCTGGCGGCGTGGTCAGCGGGGGCACGTCTTCTGGTAACAACTTTGCCAACTTCCAGAAGGGATCGATCACCGGGACCAAGTACACGGACAAGACGGGTGACGGGATCACGAGCGACGACACGGGTCTGAGCGGCGTCACCATTAACTTGTACTCCGGCACCTCGACCGCAGGCGCGCTGGTCGCGAGCACCGCCACCGGCGCCAACGGCACGTTCAAGTTCGAGAACCTCGCACTCGGTACCTACTTCGTCCAAGAAGTCGTACCCGCAGGGTCCGTCCAAACCGCCGGAAGCGCCGGCTACGTGGTGGTCGTCGGGCAAGGGGGCGTGACCAGCGGCGGAACAGCTACAGGTAACGACTTCGCCAACTTCAAGCAAATCACGATCACCGGGACCAAGTTCAACGACATCACCGGGAACAGCTTCAGCGCCGACGACACCCCGCTCGCGGGCGTCACCATTAACCTGTACAAGAACGGGGGCGCAACGCCCGTTGCCACCGCCGTCACCGGCGCAGACGGCACCTACAAGTTCGAGAACCTCGCACCCGGCACGTACTTCGTCCAAGAAGTGCTCCCCGCGAACTCGGTGCAGACCGGGGGCAACGCGGGTTACACCATCACCGCCACTAGCGGCCTGAACAGCACCGGGAACAACTTCGACAACTTCAAGAAGGTGTCCGTCACCGGAACGAAAGTCACCGACAAGACGGGCAACGGGTTCACCAGTGACGACGCCGGGCTCGGCGGGATCACAATTAACCTGTACTCCGGCACCTCGACCGCAGGTGCGCTCGTTGGTAGCACGACGACCGCATCGAACGGTACCTTCTCGTTCAGCAACCTCGCACCGGGAACCTACTTCGTCCAGGAAGTCGTGCCCAGCGGCTACGTCCAGACCACCGGGACCAGCGGCTACGCGGTCACCGTCGGCGGGACCGGCGTGCAGAGCGGCGGGACGTCGGCCAACAACAACTTCGCGAACTTCCAGAAGGTGAAGGTCACCGGGACCAAGTTCCAGGACATGGACGGCTGCGGGTTCGGTTCGGACGACGTGGCGCTGGGCGGGGTTACGATCAAACTGTACTCCGGCACCTCGACCGCGGGTACACTCGTTGCCACCACCGTGACCGCTTCCAACGGCACGTTCTCGTTCGCTGACCTGGCCCCCGGCACCTACTTCGTCCAGGAAGTGGTCCCCGCCGGGTGGACGCAAACCGGAGGTAACGCCGGGTACGTGGTCACCGTCGGCGGCACCGGGGTCCAGAGCGGCGGCACCGCGAGCGGTAAGAACTTCGACAACTACAAGAAGCCGAACCCCGGCATCGACATCGAGAAGACCACGAACGGGCCGACCAACAGCAACCCGGTCGCGCCCGACTACGACAACGAAGATGCCGTGGACGGCGCGGGCGTGCCGATCCTCACCCCGGGTTCTTCCGTCACCTGGACCTACAAGGTCACGAACACCGGCGACGTGGCGTTCACGACCAGCCAGATCGCCATCGTGGACGACAACGGGACGCCGGGCGTCGCGTCCGACGACCTCTCGATCGCCAACGGGAAGATCACGCTCCTGAGTAAGACGGGCAACGGCGACAACGTTCTGGACCCGGGCGAAGTGTGGCTGTACAAGGCGACCGGTACCGTTCAGGACTTCTCGGTCCCGGTGTCCGGCTCGTCCGTCTCGTTCGACTTCTCGGGCAACAGTTCGGTCAGCGGGACGGCCGGTAACGTCCGCTCGTTCACCTCGTCCGGGGTGTCGGTCAACGCCAGCGCCTTCAGCCGGGACAAGACCACCGGCGCCTGGTCCACTGCGTACCTGGGCAGCTACGGCGGCGGCTTGGGCGTCACCGACACCAGCGAGAGCGGGAGCAGCAACTCCCACACGGTCGACAACAGCGGGCGCGACAACTACGTGCTGTTCGAGTTCTCCGAAAACGTCGTCATCGACTCGGCCTTCCTCGGCTACGTCGTGGGCGACAGCGACCTGACGGTCTGGATCGGCACGAAGACGGGCGCGTTCAACAGCCACCTCGCGCTGAGCGACGGCCTGCTGGCGAGCCTCGGATTCACCGAGGTCAACCTGGGCGGGTCGAGCACCCGGACCGCGAACCTGAACGCGGCCCTGCTCGCGGGCAACGTGCTCGTCATCGCCGCCAAGACCGGCGACTCGGACGACAATTTCAAGATCGAGACGCTGTGCCTCCAGAAGGTCAAGCCCGGCGTTTACGAGAACAAGGCCACCGTTACGGTCCCCGGGGCCAGCGACAGCGACCTCAGCCACTACAAGAACCCGCCCGCCGTGGTGGGCGGGTCGATCAGCGGCACCAAGTACCTCGACGTGAGCGGGAACGGCCTGAACAAGACGGCCGGCACCAACTCCCCGGCCGACACGCCGCTCGCGGGCGTGACCATCTACCTCGACCTGGACAACGACGGCCGGCTCGACGCGGGCGAGCCGGAGACGGTGACCGACGCGAACGGGAACTACCTGTTCACGGGCCTGGCCTCGAAGACCTACTACGTCCGCGAGGTGGTGCCCGAGGGCTACATCCGCACCGGCCCGGTGCTCACGGACAACTACGCGGTGTCCGTCTCCGCGGGCAAGAGCTACACCGGGTACGACTTCGCCAACGCCGAGGCGTGCGACACGTGCGTGGAAAACACGATCACGTGTGTGACGTACACGATCTGCCACACGGACGGTACGCGCGAGACCGTGAGCGACCTGCGCGGGCGCACCCGCGAGGGCGACCTGATCACCGTCACTTTCAAGATCAACGTACCGACCGGGAAGACGCAACAGGTCACGTTCGTCAGCTACACCGCCCCGGGCGCGGACTTCGACGCGAACACGGCGAGCCAGCAGAAGATCTACGACCTGGACACGGACGAGTTCGGCCCCGGCACCCACACACTGACGGTCCGCGTCCCGAACTGCTACTACCAGGTCGACTTCGTCTGCGGGTTCGCGATCGACAAACTCGGGCCGGCGAACAGCAACATCTTCTACACGCCGCAGAAGCGCCTGCTGAGCGCGGACAATGGCGGGGACGATTGTTGCGACAACGCCGGCACGATCAGCGGGTACAAGTTCAACGACGCGGACGCCGACGGGGTGTGGGACAACGGTGAGAAGGGGCTCTCGGGCTGGGTCGTCTACCTCGATGGTAACAACAACGGGCGCAAGGACTCGTGGGAAACCGCGACCGTCACCGACGCGAACGGGTACTACAAGTTCAACAACCTCGCCGCCGGGAACTACCGGGTCCGCGAGGTCCAGCAGTCCGGGTGGGTACAGAGTGCGGCCCCGGCCGATCTCGTCGCCCTCACCACCGGTCAGAACAAGACCGGCGTGAACTTCGGGAACGTGGCCGGGAGCACGGTGTCGAGTTGCGACACGGCCTCGATCGACTTCTGGAACTGTTCGAGCGGCCAGAACCTGATCAAGGCGCTCAACGGCGGGTCCACGAAGACCGCCCTGGGCAGTTGGCTCGCGAGCAACTTCTCGAAACTGTACGGGTCGTCGAGCAGCTACAACCTGAGCGGCAAGACGAACGCGCAGGTCGCGTCCTACTTCCAGACCCTGGCCGGGAAGTCGGACAAGCTCGAGGCCCAGATCCTGGCGACCGCGCTGGCGGTGTACGTGACCGACTCCGACTTGGCCGGCGGAACCTACGCGCGGTCCTACGGGTTCACCGTCACCACCACCGGCATCGCCAACGAGTTCTACAACATCGGCACCAACGGTTCGCTCTTCGGGGTCGCGAACGGGGGCGTGCGGACCGTCTGGCAGATCCTCGTAGCGGCCAACAACTCCGCGACCAGTGGTCTCGCGTGGAACGGGAACTCGACGGCCCGCGCCGCGGCCCGCACGCTGTTCGCCGGGCTCAACGACGTGGGCGGCATCGGGTAGTCGCCCGTAGTAGTACGAGCCGCGGCCCGGGTCAGCGGGCCGCGGCACGAATCGCGGGGCGCGGGGCATTGGTGCCCCGCGCCCCGCAGTCGTTTTACTTCGCCGCGGATCACGGGTCGCGCGCCGTTGTGCGTTCTTTCGTCCGCCACTTCGCGAGCGAAACGGATTCGCTCGAACACCCACAAACTTGGTGCCCGGCCGTTTCGAGTCGGTTATAACGGTGCAAACCCCCGCCCCTGGTTAGCCCACCAACGCCCGCATGCCCTCAACTGCCTGTCTCTGGATCGGCCTCGGTGCCCTCCCGTTCGGCCTCTGGGTCGCCCGGCGCCTGCTCCTCGCCGCCGGCGCGAGCCGGTGCCCGCGGTGCGGGTCGAAGTTCTATTCCGTGCCGGTGTGCGGCGACCGGCGGTACGAGCGCTGGCACTGCCGGGCGTGCGCCCGCGACTGGGACGAGCGCTACGACGAGTGGGATCCCCGCGAGCCCCTCTGACGGAGCCGCGCGAACCGAAATCGCCCGCATTCGCAGCGATTCTGGACCGCGCGGTGGCGCCCGTGGGTGAATCGATTCGCGCCGCACAGGAAGCGCCCCGGGAACCGCTGTTGACGGGCGGAACGGAGCCGTCTTAAATTCCCTCTTCACCGCGCGACTCGGACGGTCTCTTCTTGTTTGTGGAGAGATCGGCGCTCCGAGTACACCTGGAGCGAACCCACTGTGAAAGTCGCGATCATCGGAACCGGGTACGTCGGGCTCGTCACGGGCACGTGCCTCGCGGAGAGCGGCAACGACGTCGTTTGTGTGGACAACAATCCCAAGAAGATCGCGGTTCTGCAAACGGGCGGGATCCCGATCTACGAACCCGGCCTTCAAGAACTGGTCGCGCGAAACGCGCGCGACGGGCGCCTTTCGTTCACCCCCGATCTGGCCGCGGCCGTGCGCGCCGCCCGGCTCGTGTTCATCGCGGTGGGGACGCCCCAATCCGACGAGGGCGACGCCGACCTCACGGCCGTGTTCGCGGTCGCCGACGCGATCGGGGAGGCGCTCAAGGACGTGCCGCCCGGGGCACCCGGGGCGCGGGTCGTGGTCACCAAGAGCACGGTGCCGGTCGGGACCAACGCGAAAGTCGCCGAGCGGTTGGCGGCTAAGGGGTGCGCCCACGTCGACGTGGCGAGCAACCCGGAGTTCCTCAAGGAAGGCGCCGCGATCGAAGACTTCATGAAGCCCGACCGGGTGGTCGTGGGGGTGCGCCGGTCCGAGGCGGCCGAGGTGCTCCGGGAACTGTACGCCCCGTTCCTGCGCACCGAGCGCCCGTTCCTGGTGATGACCCCGGAATCGGCCGAGATGACCAAGTACGCGGCCAACGCGATGCTCGCGACCAAGATCAGCTTCATCAACGAGATGGCGAACCTGTGCGACCGGCTCGGGGCCGACATCAACGACGTGCGCAAGGGCATCGGGCACGACCAGCGGATCGGGTTCCAGTTCCTGTTCCCCGGCCCCGGGTACGGCGGGTCGTGTTTCCCCAAGGACGTGGAAGCGATCATCGCTATGGGCCGACGAACCGATTTGCCGCTCGAACTGATGCGGGCCGTGGACGCCGTGAACGACGCACAGAAGCGCGTGCTGTTTGAAAAGGTCCGCGCGCACTACGCCGAGGAACTGGCGGGAAAGACGCTGGCCCTGTGGGGCCTGGCGTTCAAACCCCGGACCGACGACATCCGCGAGGCCCCGGCACTCACACTCATCGACGCGCTGCTCGAAGCGGGAGTGAAAGTTCGGGTCCACGACCCGGAAGCAACGGCCAACGTGCGCGAGATCTACGGCGACAAGTTGCACTACGCCGATCGCCCCTACGGGGCGCTGGAAGGTGCGGACGGGCTCGTGGTCGTGACCGAGTGGGCCGAGTTCCGCAACCCGGACTTCGAGGTGATGAAGCGGCTCCTGGCCCAGCGGGTGATCTTCGACGGCCGGAACGTCTACGATCCCAAATTGCTCCGGCAACTCGGGTTCACCTACTACGGCATCGGGCGCGGGGCGCGCGTATGAGGGCTCGATGTGCGGGGTGTTATGAGTACCCCGACTACGATCGGCGCGACCGCCGAGACGGGAGCGCTACTAACCCGCGCTCGGACCGATTTGCTGAGCGACTTCGGGTTCTTCGTGGAGTTCGGACTCGGTCGCCGCGGGTCCGTCGATCGTGGGGAGCGTGGGAAGCGTCGGGCACGTGGAGATGTGAACGATCGTTTCGTCCGCGGCCTTCACGAGAAGGGCCGCGAACGGGGCCAGCGCTTCGGCCGCGGCGAGCGCGGACGGGAACCGGCCCTTCGGCTCGCGCGCCAACAGGCGCCCCACGACTTCCGACAACCCCGTGGGCAAATCGGGGCACAGTTCGCTAATCGGGCGCGCGTTCTCGGTCACGCGCCGCAAGGCCCGTGAGACGGGCGTGCCGCCGGTGAACGGCACTTCCCCGGCGAGCAAGTGATACAAGGTACAGCCCAGCGCGTACTGGTCCGACCGGCGGCCCACACTGCGCGCGTTCAGCACCTGCTCGGGTGAGGCGTAGTCCGCGGTGCCGACCAGCCACCCGGCCTGTGTCAGCGCGTCGCCGTCCGCGTCCGGGGCCACGCGGTCCTTGACCAGCCCCACGTCTAACAGCTTCACGACCCGCCCGCCCTCGGCGAGGCTCACGTTGCCCGGCTTGACGTCGCGGTGAATCAGCCCGCGCTCGTGCATGTGGTGCAGCCCCAGCGCGGCCTGGCGCGCGTACTCGCACACGTGCCCGACCGGGAGCCGCTCGCCGGACGCGATCACCTGCGCGAGGTCCGGGCCGGGCACGTACTCCATCACGAGGTAGCACGCGCGGCCGATGACGCCCGCGTCGTAGGCGTGGACCACGTTCGGGTGGTCGAGGCGCCCGAGGGCCCGGACCTCGCGCAGGAACCGCGCCCGCCCGCGCCGGTTGTCCCGGCGGTCGGGGCGCAGCACCTTGATCGCGGCCGGGCGCCCGAACGTGCGGTGGCGGGCCAAGAACACTTGCCCCATGCCGCCCTCACCGATCCGGTCGACGAGAACGTAGGAGCCGACGATCAACCGCGGCCCGTGCCCGCGGAGCAACCAGCGCCCTTGGAGCTGCGTCAGCCACTTGCGGCGGACGAACTCGGCTGTGAGCTGCTCTTCGCACGCGAACTGAGCGCGTAAACCATCGAGATCCGCGCAGCGCTCGGGGGCGAGCAGGGCCAGTTGATCGATCAGCACAGACAGGGCGAATCCTCACGCAGGGTGAAGGTGCGGAACCGAACCAAACCAGTTTTGGGTTGAAAGCGGCTGAGCAAATAACAAGCCGGGAGACAACAAACGGGCTGGGCGCTCGGCGGATTCAACACGTACCGGAACACTCATGAATTTAACGGGTCCGCGCACACTGTCAATGCGAACCTGTCCAAGTACGAACATCCGAGTGATTGGCGTGGAGAAATGAGTTCTTGGAACGTGGTCGGGGACGAGGGCCGTTCATCTCCGCGCGAAAAATAATCACCGATTCGTGCCGCGCGTAAACGCGGTCGGCTCGGGCTGTGAAAAGGGGAGACTTGTTACGGTAATTTCGATTCGCCGGCCGGCCACGCGACGTCGGCGATGACCGGTCGGTGCGGCGACCCGATGGGCGGGCCGACCCAACATTCGAGCGCGTGCCCGCCGCTGCCGACCAAAATGTGATCGATGCGAACCGCGTTTACGCGCACAATAAACGTGTGCCCCCACCCCCACCCGGCCGATGTGAAGGCGCTCTCGTACCCGCCCCAAACTTGACGGAAGATGTCGCTGTGCGGGGGCGTATTGAAGTCCCCCGCGAGCACGACCGGGCCGTCCACTCGTCCGGCCCAATCCGCAAGGTTCCGCGATTGAATCCACCGCAATTCGCTGTTCGCGAGGATGTTGTTCAGACCGAACGTGTCGCCCTTGGCCACCTCACTCAGCCCGTCCCGCGGACTGGCTAAGTGGACGCTGAAAAGGGTGACGGCCCCCGCCCGTGTGTCCAGCGCGTAGCGCGTGACGGACCCCTGGGTACCGGCGGACTGGTTCCCGAGCGACTCGGCGCGGCGAATGGGGTAACGGCTCGCCAAAAAGTGCCCGCTGTCGCGGTGGACGTGCCACTCGGGACCGATCAAAACCTCGGAGTGGTTCTTCGAGTTCCACTCCTGAAGGACCACGACATCGGGGCGCGCCTCAGTAACAAGGCGGTCCAGAGGGCCGACGGGAATCCGTGAGTAATGCGCGTTGCACGTGAGCACGCGGACCCGCGGACCCGCGAGCGCGTCCGCACTCGCGCTGGTCCAGGGGACGCAGAAGCCCGCCACCGGGCCGGCCGTGACAAGAAACGCGGGCGCCAGCGTTCGCAGCGCCCGGCGGTGAAAGATCGCGGCGACAAGGAGGAGCGTTCCGGGGAGAAGGGCCAAGAGGTGCAGCGGGGCGAACATCACGACGGTAGCCGCGGGCCACGAATCGGCGGCCCGCAGGAGCCCCCACAAACCGACCGACAACACGAGACAGCCCCACCCGCCGACCGCAATGAGTCTGCGCCAGAGCGCGGGTCGAGGTGTTGGCGTGGGAGCAGAATCGAAATACCGCGTCGGGTCACCGGAAGGCATGTTCATCATTCCGCTCAGCGTGGTACCGGGGCGGGGACACGCAATACTGAGAGCGACGGCGCCCGACTTCGCACGGGCATT is from Gemmata palustris and encodes:
- a CDS encoding SdrD B-like domain-containing protein, which codes for MTPTWKTFLSRLHSTISGTGRRPIRTRRPRALAIEQLEDRLVPAFAIQFSTNGGATFSAPVTDQGVGDTDALVGTIGVNIGAVTIAASSLGSTGAASTTLNLAVTGVAAASAHDIIVRASLSDLTTTPAPQTLVYSFTGSTPSGGTVTSQTWVDDSNSLFGMTGDTTGAKTIPASGSLVVSDTVPYSATTQIHLVFKNTFPINLSLNNLNTITASPEQKAEIHGTKFEDVNANGVRDGEAGLQGWTIQLLDTTNNILATTLTAVDGSYSFTNLTPGIYRVREVNQAGWTQITANPGDIGTVSGSNITGIDFGNFKNITIAGTKYTDITGNSFSSDDTPLAGITVNLFQNGALVATTTTASDGSYSFANQGPGNYFVQELVPAGYTQTGASAGYTITATSGLVSTNNNFDNFQLAKITGRKVTDTTGNGLSSDDTPLAGVTINLYQNDASGALVASTTTAADGSYSFDNLAPGTYFVQELVPAGYQQTAGSAGYTVTVGGNGLQSGGTSAGNNFANFKQVTITGTKFTDVTGNSFSSDDTPLAGITVNLFQNGGTTPVASTVTGADGTYKFENLGPGTYFVQEVVPAGATQTGGSAGYTIAATSGTDSSGNNFANFYHGQITGKKVTDLTGNGLSADDTGLGGVTVNLYQGTSTAGALVATTTTTADGTYSFGDLDLGKYFVQEVVPTGYVQTGGSAGYTITVGPGGVVSGGTSSGNNFANFQKGSITGTKYTDKTGDGITSDDTGLSGVTINLYSGTSTAGALVASTATGANGTFKFENLALGTYFVQEVVPAGSVQTAGSAGYVVVVGQGGVTSGGTATGNDFANFKQITITGTKFNDITGNSFSADDTPLAGVTINLYKNGGATPVATAVTGADGTYKFENLAPGTYFVQEVLPANSVQTGGNAGYTITATSGLNSTGNNFDNFKKVSVTGTKVTDKTGNGFTSDDAGLGGITINLYSGTSTAGALVGSTTTASNGTFSFSNLAPGTYFVQEVVPSGYVQTTGTSGYAVTVGGTGVQSGGTSANNNFANFQKVKVTGTKFQDMDGCGFGSDDVALGGVTIKLYSGTSTAGTLVATTVTASNGTFSFADLAPGTYFVQEVVPAGWTQTGGNAGYVVTVGGTGVQSGGTASGKNFDNYKKPNPGIDIEKTTNGPTNSNPVAPDYDNEDAVDGAGVPILTPGSSVTWTYKVTNTGDVAFTTSQIAIVDDNGTPGVASDDLSIANGKITLLSKTGNGDNVLDPGEVWLYKATGTVQDFSVPVSGSSVSFDFSGNSSVSGTAGNVRSFTSSGVSVNASAFSRDKTTGAWSTAYLGSYGGGLGVTDTSESGSSNSHTVDNSGRDNYVLFEFSENVVIDSAFLGYVVGDSDLTVWIGTKTGAFNSHLALSDGLLASLGFTEVNLGGSSTRTANLNAALLAGNVLVIAAKTGDSDDNFKIETLCLQKVKPGVYENKATVTVPGASDSDLSHYKNPPAVVGGSISGTKYLDVSGNGLNKTAGTNSPADTPLAGVTIYLDLDNDGRLDAGEPETVTDANGNYLFTGLASKTYYVREVVPEGYIRTGPVLTDNYAVSVSAGKSYTGYDFANAEACDTCVENTITCVTYTICHTDGTRETVSDLRGRTREGDLITVTFKINVPTGKTQQVTFVSYTAPGADFDANTASQQKIYDLDTDEFGPGTHTLTVRVPNCYYQVDFVCGFAIDKLGPANSNIFYTPQKRLLSADNGGDDCCDNAGTISGYKFNDADADGVWDNGEKGLSGWVVYLDGNNNGRKDSWETATVTDANGYYKFNNLAAGNYRVREVQQSGWVQSAAPADLVALTTGQNKTGVNFGNVAGSTVSSCDTASIDFWNCSSGQNLIKALNGGSTKTALGSWLASNFSKLYGSSSSYNLSGKTNAQVASYFQTLAGKSDKLEAQILATALAVYVTDSDLAGGTYARSYGFTVTTTGIANEFYNIGTNGSLFGVANGGVRTVWQILVAANNSATSGLAWNGNSTARAAARTLFAGLNDVGGIG
- a CDS encoding UDP-glucose dehydrogenase family protein, which encodes MKVAIIGTGYVGLVTGTCLAESGNDVVCVDNNPKKIAVLQTGGIPIYEPGLQELVARNARDGRLSFTPDLAAAVRAARLVFIAVGTPQSDEGDADLTAVFAVADAIGEALKDVPPGAPGARVVVTKSTVPVGTNAKVAERLAAKGCAHVDVASNPEFLKEGAAIEDFMKPDRVVVGVRRSEAAEVLRELYAPFLRTERPFLVMTPESAEMTKYAANAMLATKISFINEMANLCDRLGADINDVRKGIGHDQRIGFQFLFPGPGYGGSCFPKDVEAIIAMGRRTDLPLELMRAVDAVNDAQKRVLFEKVRAHYAEELAGKTLALWGLAFKPRTDDIREAPALTLIDALLEAGVKVRVHDPEATANVREIYGDKLHYADRPYGALEGADGLVVVTEWAEFRNPDFEVMKRLLAQRVIFDGRNVYDPKLLRQLGFTYYGIGRGARV
- a CDS encoding serine/threonine-protein kinase produces the protein MLIDQLALLAPERCADLDGLRAQFACEEQLTAEFVRRKWLTQLQGRWLLRGHGPRLIVGSYVLVDRIGEGGMGQVFLARHRTFGRPAAIKVLRPDRRDNRRGRARFLREVRALGRLDHPNVVHAYDAGVIGRACYLVMEYVPGPDLAQVIASGERLPVGHVCEYARQAALGLHHMHERGLIHRDVKPGNVSLAEGGRVVKLLDVGLVKDRVAPDADGDALTQAGWLVGTADYASPEQVLNARSVGRRSDQYALGCTLYHLLAGEVPFTGGTPVSRALRRVTENARPISELCPDLPTGLSEVVGRLLAREPKGRFPSALAAAEALAPFAALLVKAADETIVHISTCPTLPTLPTIDGPAATESELHEEPEVAQQIGPSAG
- a CDS encoding endonuclease/exonuclease/phosphatase family protein is translated as MPSGDPTRYFDSAPTPTPRPALWRRLIAVGGWGCLVLSVGLWGLLRAADSWPAATVVMFAPLHLLALLPGTLLLVAAIFHRRALRTLAPAFLVTAGPVAGFCVPWTSASADALAGPRVRVLTCNAHYSRIPVGPLDRLVTEARPDVVVLQEWNSKNHSEVLIGPEWHVHRDSGHFLASRYPIRRAESLGNQSAGTQGSVTRYALDTRAGAVTLFSVHLASPRDGLSEVAKGDTFGLNNILANSELRWIQSRNLADWAGRVDGPVVLAGDFNTPPHSDIFRQVWGGYESAFTSAGWGWGHTFIVRVNAVRIDHILVGSGGHALECWVGPPIGSPHRPVIADVAWPAGESKLP